Genomic window (Zingiber officinale cultivar Zhangliang chromosome 2B, Zo_v1.1, whole genome shotgun sequence):
ACCACTTATCAGCTCTTTTCTGATTGGAAGGTTGGAGCAATCACCCTTCTCACTTTGACAGGCTTGCTGATTTTTCTGTGCTTCTTGTTCACAGCTACTATAAATGCTATCATTGTTTCCTTACTGGTGTCTCTGGCAGCTGCTTGTGGATTTCTGGCCTTCTTCTTTACATGCTTAATCGCAATTTACATTGGTGCATTGTCCATGGCAGCTTTCATAATCTCCATAACAACTATCTCAGCAATCATAATAGCCATGGTAGCAAtttctgtccgtgctaaacacctgagaccaccatgtcatagctgggcccgtattcaccgtgatttactccctctcatacttgtggggccgggttgagggggccgctgggttggcggttccaacctttgCAGCATAATAGCCATGGTAGCCACTGGTGTGTAACATATCTACTGTCATACAGTTTCAGAGGGCCCTTGAGAATGAAGGAATCAACTTATATTCTGCACAAAATAGCAAATAAATGGTAACTGTATGTTTCTGAAGAAGTATTATTTCATAGTTTTTTCATCACATTTACCAGTATCCGCAATTGTTCCCTTGGAGAAGTTCTCTACCTTTATATTTGTTTATTACTTCTAATCTCTCAAATGAGTTTATTTACATCCGACCAATTCAAGTTTATTCATATAATGATataatttaaagtttattttaaacCACCTATTAGTCATCTCTGCACTAATTGATAAGAGTAATTGTATGAAATTTCTACACACTGTAGATTATGATAACATTTAAATGTTGTTGCAGGATGGATCAGATTTTTCTGGATCGTTTGGCTTGTCACCAAGAAAAGTTTGCACCTCACCTCACGATCAATTAGCAAGACAAGTTCCACTGTATCTACATATGCAACTGCTTGGCAAACAGGATGGGATGCCACGCCAAAATCGGCTGGTTGAAAATGACAATTGACTACGTGAACATCCATTTCACATGACTCATTCCTTTTGCAAGCATGTAAGCACATAGACACTGATACTCGTTTTTAGCATTCAATGCACACATCGCACAACCTCCTAAGCTCTGCATTGTTAGAGAGGAATAAGTAGAAACGAACAAGGAACCCACTCTTTGGTTTGAATCAATCTCTAGCATTTCTATTACTAAGTGATAATTGTGAAGTTTTATTGTAAGCACAATGAAAGCCTTAGGCGAAGTCTTTGAAGAGGCAGTTGAACTAAGTTCCATCGAGTCCATATGTAAATTTTTTATCTACATGTTCTTAATGCAAGACGATAAGACATAGCAACTGGTGCTAAAGCTATCTCTAATCTTGTTTAGTGATATTCCATACATATTTCTGTTTAATCTTAATGCTTAACCTCCCAATGGAGTGATGCACAAGGAGCAATGTGATGTGAATTCCTTCTGGTTTCTATCCCTTTCATATTTGATATATCTTATTCTTTAGAGTTCATGCAATAAGTAGCGATATCATGAACTAACCTAATTGCTTTCTTTTTTCTATTCCTGCAAGTTGTGGATTGTGGTAATATAAATTTGAGGTAGATATCTGCAACAAGATTATGCATTACTTTAactccattaattaaataaaaccaGTTGAAATATTTTGTTGCAAGATATTCTTGTGCTGAGTAGGTGTGCACCTATAAATTTTTAGTTGTCATTATCATCAAATTATATTTGCCATAATTATTCAAGATTAACTATGTAAAGCTTTTTGTTATCAGAGAGGTTTTGGATTAAATGAGAATGAAAACTGTAATTAATTTGTTCTACAAATACATTTTATTGTCTTTTATTGAGGATTGACAATATTTAGCTTAAGAAGATGACATATTCCTTGTTATTagtaaataattaactaattatTAGGAGTTAAAATTTTGTGTGGCTCTAATTTTTTTGTGAATCAAATACTAGCAAGTGGGATTAAATAGATTCCTAATATAATTATCATTCATATAAttgtacaaaataaaaaaatattttgcatgaTTTAATTAATAGAACAGTATTTTTCATTATACTAATGAAAACATCATGTCATCACTACCTTTAAAGAGGTACGTATGAATAAATATTCATTAAATCCAAAGTAACTCCAACTGTTTTTTTGGCCTCTTCATAAGTATTTTCTATGCAATTCTTTAATGTTAATTCTTGAATAAGAATGATCTTAAAAACatttgaattcttaatttcaacTATGGAATTTCTATTCCTATCCTTAGCTCACACTATTAGTTGGATTGTCAACTTTGATGAAGtcaattttaaatattcattaatttGTTTAGTATGCATATAGACAATTCAAGATTAACATTTATCAAATTGAGAATCTTTTTTTGACTTTAAGTTCATTGAGATTATcgtatataatttaattttaagtaatcTCATTTTATTCACAAACTTATCCTAGTTTTACTCAACAATAATGTAATGATAGGACGCCTTTTCAATTTTCTAAGTATTCAATGAATGAGTTTCGGTATTGGTAAATTAacgaatatgatttttttttaatgtacgGTTAACCTAAAAATACTGGATTGATGAGTCATCCGTTAcgaatattttttgatttatcctaattcgataaaaaaaatttataagactGGACTGACCAATCCACCATCTCTCGTGCCAACTTAAAAAAGAAATTATATTTCCACACAACACACTAAACATGCATTGATTTTTAGCTTCAAACTGTTCCCTTACAAACATGCCCTAAAGTCCACTTGCAAGCAAACAAAACAATCATCAACTTGCAAAACCACTCATATTCTACATCGAAACCTTGTGCCGTCTCACAATAACCTCCCTCTCCACAAATTAGAGCAAAAAAGTTAAATAACAAATTAATCATATAATTAATTACTCAAAAAATTCCAAGAAGATTCTAGATTACGACCTcccatttattcacaaccacCCACAATATACCTCAAAGTCTTGAGAAGGTGCCCCAACCAATGATCCACCTTGGCCTTGCTATATCTCACCTCCTTCATCGCATTTCAAGCCTCACACTTCTCATAACTCGCGGTCACTTGCATGGTTTTGCCACATGGAAATGCTTGATGCAGTCAAGTACAAGTGAGCTTCCATGAATACTTCAAGCTCGATCTATCTTCTCTTAAATTCTCATATCTGAAAACTGATCATACTCAATTATATGTCTGTTCTCAATCTTTCAGACTCTTTGTCAGCACTTGGAATGTCGGAGCCATCACACCGCCGAGCAACGGCAACCCAATCACTTTGGACGATTGGCTGGATACCAGCAACTCGTATGACATTTATGTTCTCGGGTACGCACCGATAATGTTTCCTTCCTTTTAATTCAGTTTCAGTATTGTGATCATTGCCTTAACCATCAAAAAGGTTTCAAGAGATTGTGCCACTGAGCGCGAGGAATGTGCTTGGCCCCGAAAGGAAGGAGGTGGCCGTGAAGTGGAACTCACTCATTGGAGCCACTCTGAACAAGTGCTCTCGAGCCGACCAGGAGGAGGCTCAGCATCACCACAAGGTGTACCCTATGAAACAAGGGGGCGTCGTCGATCATGCCGAATTCAGTTGCATAGTGAGCAAGCAAATGGTAGGGATTCTGGTCTCGGTCTGGGCGAGGAAAGACTTGTTTGGATTCATCAAGAATCCGTGTGTTTCTTGTGTAGGCTGTGGCATCATGGGCTGCTTGAAGAACAAGGTATGAAGGGTGTTTTCGGTATTTTATTAGCATTGTTTAAAACTTTACTACTCACTTGTGATGGTTTAGTGTGTTAGATTCTAATTTCATGAAGCAATTGTTTGTTTATGGGTTTGAATTGGTCTTCTACGATATCGAACAGGGCTCGGTATCGGTTAGATTCTACCTTCATGAAGTAAGTTGTTGCTTCGTGTGTTGCCATCTAAGTTCCGGAGAAAAAGAGGGAGACAAAAGGCTGAGGAACTTGAACCTCAACGATATTCTATTCAAGACTAATTTTGCCAACAACTCTTCCAACAATTTGCCCGAGAAAATTCTCGATCACGAGTAAGTACTTTTTGAgttt
Coding sequences:
- the LOC122049246 gene encoding type IV inositol polyphosphate 5-phosphatase 9-like, whose amino-acid sequence is MEMLDAVKYKLFVSTWNVGAITPPSNGNPITLDDWLDTSNSYDIYVLGFQEIVPLSARNVLGPERKEVAVKWNSLIGATLNKCSRADQEEAQHHHKVYPMKQGGVVDHAEFSCIVSKQMVGILVSVWARKDLFGFIKNPCVSCVGCGIMGCLKNKGSVSVRFYLHEVSCCFVCCHLSSGEKEGDKRLRNLNLNDILFKTNFANNSSNNLPEKILDHDCVVLFGDLNYRLSLPTDAKTRSLVDREEWKVLLGKDQLTFELSPRGIFEAWNEGPITFPPTYKYKPNSAEYCWQVYDKSGGAKRRAPAWCDRILWIGKGLKQVGYQRCESKLSDHRPVRAIFVVDL